A region of the Salvia splendens isolate huo1 chromosome 11, SspV2, whole genome shotgun sequence genome:
GGTTGATCTTCAGTATCTGTTTTCATATGGAAACACAATACTAAGTTACAGAGCAGTAGTAAATAAATAGTTATTGCATATGCCAAGGATTTCATCAAATAAATCGGAGCTGCTGTGACTGTAGCAGAAGTGATGTGATACTTACAGGGAAAGGCCTCGGAAGTTTTTTAAGCTGGTCCTGCAGAGGGCTGATATGAGTCTTATAAACATGAGCATCTCCAATGACATGAACAAAATCACCGGGAACAAGATCTGTGGATAGGATACATAACATAAGAAAATAACATGTTAGAGTACGATGATCTCATATTTAGTAAGTAGTAAAAGATTAGAAttctaataatatttaaaagtaaATCAATACCACAAACGTGAGCGAGCATGCATGTCAGCAGAGCATAGGATGCGATGTTAAATGGCACCCCAAGACCCATGTCAGCAGAGCGTTGATACATCTGACATGATAGCTCACCATTGGCTACATAAAACTGCAAGTAAGTCATGTTAGAAGCATCAAATGGAAGGCTATTAGCACACAACTTGATAAAATTGTTCCTtgttttattagtattttttgaACTCCTCTATTCATGACACTGGAAAATTTTCTATTAACTTTTCTAAAAGATCAATTTAGATATGGAAGACAAGAGATGAAGGGGTGATACCTGACTAAACATGTGACAAGGGGGTAAGGCCATTAACTTAAGATCAGAGGGATTCCATGCAGAAAGAATAATACGCCTGTCATCTGGTTTATTCTTAATCTTATTAATCACATCTAGCAACTGATCAAACCCTTGCCCTGTATAGTCTGCATGCATATTGGTGTACCTGCAATACGAAAAATCCTTACTTGTAGGGAAGGCAATTATATTTTGTTTCTTCGCTTATTATACAGGAGAGCCCGGTTATGTACTAACCTAGCACCAAAATGTCTCCACTGGAAACCGTATACCGGTCCCAAATCTCCGTCTTCCCTGTCTGTCAAAGCAATACTGGAGAATACAATCAAATATTATTTCATCAGATTGAGCACATCCAACATGGATTTCAAACCTTCACATGAATTTGCTTTTTTATTAATTCTTACAAATCATTTACTTAGCAATGGCAGTCGTAGGTGGCCAATTTGTGATTTTGGTCAAAACTAGGAGACATAAAtgccataatttatttatttattttctgggGAGTTAAAAGTGAGCAAACCAATCGGCCAAGATTGCAACAGTACAATATCATGGTTAAATTGACAATTCTCTTTTAAGATTGTAAATTCGTAGCATACTTTTGGAATGATTGGCTATTTAGCCTCTAAATCTGAATTTCAGAGCTGTAAGTACCTGTCGAGGTATTCTCTAGATGCATTGCCATCCCATATATGTATCCCTTTTTCTTGTAGAATCTATATAAAAGGGCATTAAGTTagcatcaaataaaaaatgcatatataCAATACAAATAAGAATATAGTAAGGATGAAAAACACATACTACTATAAGAATTTGTAATACTACACACAACACAATTTGAAAAGAAAGGTACATAAGTGCCACACATATTCTGTTCAAGGAAAGTACAAGAGACAAGAACTTGAACTTGTCAGAAAGAATTTTGGTAGTTAAATTTGTAAGCATACAACTATTACTTCTAATAATACTAACCTTACAATTTCAACTTGATAAATTTGGTGCAAGGAATACATAAACTAGTTGAATATTACCTTAGCATTTGTTGATCCACTGATAAACCACAAAAGCTCTTCAACAACTCCACGCCAGAAAACCCTCTTTACACCAAGATTACAGTCATTTACCACCACAGGAACAGGTAGGAAATGTTAATTGTTGATTTGCAGAACATATACAAAATTTTATACTAGGGTGTGGAACCACTGCATCATTTCACAATTATACCTTTGTTGTAAGAAGAGGGAAAGATTTCCTCAGGTTAAAGCGCATCTGAAAATTTACAACACAAATGTTAGGAAGGGCTGCATtaagcaaaaaaaaatgaagcgACGAATTAATTTCTAAATATATTTCATTTAAGTTTTCGCTTTACAACATACCTGGCAGCCAAATTTTGAAAGAGTGCCAGTCCCTGTGCGGTCATCCTTTTTGTTCCCATTAGAAAGAATATCTTGAACCAGTCTCAAATAGAGAAACTCTTCATGCTTCTCAAAAATAATCTTCGGAAGCAAAGAGAAATCTGAAAGTTTGGGCTTTATGGAATGTGATAAACTATTTCCATTGCAATTCATATCATGTCCACACTCGGCAGGTTTCCTATTCGAAGTTTTTAGTCGCACATATGTCGCAAAACAGTAATTGATCCCATTCTCCTCAATGGGGAAGGATGAGTACCATGGCTGGTAAACTGATGTATCAATAGGAGGTATAAATGTGTCACATTCAAAATGACTCTTGATTTCAGTTATGTGGATAGCATCACAATCCTCAGCATTAAGGGTTTCCCTGCACCAGTACTCATATAAAATTTTCCCTTCCATTGCATACAGATATACAacaattgaaaattaaaaaagaaaaaagtaagacaGTGATATTATACCTCAAAATCTGGCCACCTCCTATCAGGAAAACCTTCTCTATGGACGAACCATAGGGGGGCTCTCCCAACAGTTTCAAAGCAGATGAAACACTTCcacataaaataacattatCAGAACCAGCGGCAATATCAAAATTTCCAGAACGCGTCAGCACAACATTGAGACGACCAGGCAAGGGTCGGAATTTTTGAGGAATACTTTCCCAAGTTTTCCTCCCCATAATCACAGCATTTTTCTTAGTGGAATCTGATGTATTCATGGTGATATCTTTGAAAAGTTTAAGATCACCAGGCAATCGCCATGGCAAGTTACCATCTTTCCCGATACCCATATCTTGAGTTGCAGCCACCACAACCTGATAAGTCCTATGGGAAACTGGAGTAGCATTCACCTCACCGCTAGCGGAGCATTCTTTTGAATTTGTATCCCCACCCATTACTAAATATGCCGAACAGAATCTTTTCCCAGTAAACAGTTTACGAGCTTCAAGAGGCCGCAAGATCAATGAATGTGATGCCAAAGTAAATATACTACTCGGAAAAGTGTAGTCAACTGCAGCCTGCAAATTCATTAAAAGAAACATCTTTCAAATAGACCCAAATTCACGGATGAATAACATAGATAGATAGTAAAGTAAAATTAGTTTTATCCGAGTTGTAGGACTAGTAATATATTCTAACAATCAAAACAAAACTACTAGTATTTGATTGCTGAATTTGTCACATCGAACATTCGAAATAGTACATCAACAAGCAGATGAGAAA
Encoded here:
- the LOC121753989 gene encoding bifunctional dihydrofolate reductase-thymidylate synthase 1-like isoform X1 — translated: MGGDTNSKECSASGEVNATPVSHRTYQVVVAATQDMGIGKDGNLPWRLPGDLKLFKDITMNTSDSTKKNAVIMGRKTWESIPQKFRPLPGRLNVVLTRSGNFDIAAGSDNVILCGSVSSALKLLGEPPYGSSIEKVFLIGGGQILRETLNAEDCDAIHITEIKSHFECDTFIPPIDTSVYQPWYSSFPIEENGINYCFATYVRLKTSNRKPAECGHDMNCNGNSLSHSIKPKLSDFSLLPKIIFEKHEEFLYLRLVQDILSNGNKKDDRTGTGTLSKFGCQMRFNLRKSFPLLTTKRVFWRGVVEELLWFISGSTNAKILQEKGIHIWDGNASREYLDSIALTDREDGDLGPVYGFQWRHFGARYTNMHADYTGQGFDQLLDVINKIKNKPDDRRIILSAWNPSDLKLMALPPCHMFSQFYVANGELSCQMYQRSADMGLGVPFNIASYALLTCMLAHVCDLVPGDFVHVIGDAHVYKTHISPLQDQLKKLPRPFPILKINPEKKEIDSFVAADFELRNYEPHQKIEMKMAV
- the LOC121753989 gene encoding bifunctional dihydrofolate reductase-thymidylate synthase 1-like isoform X2, with the translated sequence MKMISCCCTRIPIALFCKKAAVDYTFPSSIFTLASHSLILRPLEARKLFTGKRFCSAYLVMGGDTNSKECSASGEVNATPVSHRTYQVVVAATQDMGIGKDGNLPWRLPGDLKLFKDITMNTSDSTKKNAVIMGRKTWESIPQKFRPLPGRLNVVLTRSGNFDIAAGSDNVILCGSVSSALKLLGEPPYGSSIEKVFLIGGGQILRETLNAEDCDAIHITEIKSHFECDTFIPPIDTSVYQPWYSSFPIEENGINYCFATYVRLKTSNRKPAECGHDMNCNGNSLSHSIKPKLSDFSLLPKIIFEKHEEFLYLRLVQDILSNGNKKDDRTGTGTLSKFGCQMRFNLRKSFPLLTTKRVFWRGVVEELLWFISGSTNAKILQEKGIHIWDGNASREYLDSIALTDREDGDLGPVYGFQWRHFGARYTNMHADYTGQGFDQLLDVINKIKNKPDDRRIILSAWNPSDLKLMALPPCHMFSQFYVANGELSCQMYQRSADMGLGVPFNIASYALLTCMLAHVCDLVPGDFVHVIGDAHVYKTHISPLQDQLKKLPRPFPILKINPEKKEIDSFVAADFELRNYEPHQKIEMKMAV